From Macrobrachium rosenbergii isolate ZJJX-2024 chromosome 55, ASM4041242v1, whole genome shotgun sequence, a single genomic window includes:
- the LOC136835254 gene encoding acyl-CoA Delta-9 desaturase-like has protein sequence MAPQAPDSAVKHEILDDLTPQEHAELVERELKINLREIISNLRNLDWSKVVWRNLILFALLHIYSVYGVYLALFHATWKTIFFSVVLYFMAALGITMGAHRLWSHRSFKARAPLRVVLAIFQTIAFQNDIYEWARDHRVHHKYSETDADPHNARRGFFFSHMGWLMYRKHPDVIAKGKGLDLSDLESDPIVMLQRKYYLPAVVTACFLLPTVIPWMYWGEHVVTALMVAGFLRYTIVLHITWFVNSLAHWVGNKPYDKSIYPSQNPVVAYLALGEGWHNYHHVFPWDYRTAELGGLINYNITCLVIDFCAKIGQAYDLRTVTPEMIGRRVTRTGDGTYVPLTHKAK, from the coding sequence ATGGCGCCACAAGCCCCAGATTCAGCTGTGAAACATGAAATACTAGATGACCTCACTCCGCAGGAGCATGCTGAGCTTGTGGaaagagagttgaaaattaaCCTACGGGAAATCATCTCCAACCTGCGTAATCTGGACTGGTCGAAAGTTGTATGGAGAAATCTCATATTATTTGCATTGCTACACATATATTCTGTTTATGGGGTTTATTTGGCCCTATTTCATGCAACGTGGAAAACCATTTTCTTCAGtgttgttttgtatttcatggcCGCCCTTGGCATTACCATGGGAGCCCATCGCCTTTGGTCACACCGTTCATTCAAGGCGCGCGCACCCCTTCGCGTTGTTTTAGCCATCTTTCAGACCATTGCCTTCCAGAATGATATCTACGAGTGGGCCCGAGATCACAGAGTCCATCATAAGTACAGCGAAACAGACGCTGACCCCCACAACGCTCGACGAGGATTCTTCTTCTCGCATATGGGATGGCTCATGTACCGTAAACACCCAGACGTCATTGCCAAGGGCAAGGGCCTGGACCTCTCCGATCTAGAAAGCGATCCCATCGTCATGCTACAACGAAAGTACTACCTGCCTGCTGTCGTCACTGCTTGCTTTTTGTTGCCAACGGTCATCCCCTGGATGTACTGGGGTGAGCATGTTGTGACTGCTCTCATGGTCGCCGGTTTTCTGAGGTATACGATAGTATTGCACATCACCTGGTTTGTGAATTCCTTGGCTCACTGGGTTGGTAACAAACCCTACGACAAATCTATTTACCCTTCACAAAACCCAGTTGTGGCCTATCTCGCCCTGGGCGAGGGATGGCATAATTACCATCACGTCTTTCCCTGGGATTATCGCACCGCCGAATTAGGAGGTCTCATCAATTACAATATCACCTGTCTCGTCATCGACTTCTGCGCAAAAATTGGACAAGCTTACGACCTCAGAACTGTCACACCTGAGATGATTGGACGACGAGTCACCCGGACGGGCGACGGAACTTACGTTCCCCTGACACACAAAGCGAAATGA